One region of Chaetodon auriga isolate fChaAug3 chromosome 5, fChaAug3.hap1, whole genome shotgun sequence genomic DNA includes:
- the LOC143320893 gene encoding LOW QUALITY PROTEIN: UDP-glucuronosyltransferase 3A1-like (The sequence of the model RefSeq protein was modified relative to this genomic sequence to represent the inferred CDS: inserted 2 bases in 1 codon) → MGIVFWIFCLLALPVIQSAKILTVCLIGGSHYLLLDEISHNLHQHGHEVRMLLQLGNPVITGFSYAGRADSYQMSTWSLGEEYIKEYNGWFLERQTQFLQGRDNLSNFLKFMGHLSYQCDQLLGDKEMITFLQKEHYDIIILDAFNPCSFILARKLGVGYIAFYPGTLNGPLSVALPSPVSYVPVFLSQLSDCMNLWDRAKNLFYSFLAPVGLELVWSTFREVAERHLDSGSPPGGLEQLHQGAELWAFNTDFSLEFAQPLMXTVLVGGLLNKPAKPLEQDLETWISSFGDKGFIVVTLGSMVSSVSVDLLLVELVTGFSRIPQGVLWRYDPKRWPSQLDRPPNVRLMDWLPVNDLLGHKKACLFITHGGQNSLLQAVYHAVPVLAIPLFGDQFDNVVRAETKGLGLTIKPTDITRELLSSTIQTLIQDIRFKSSALSLSRIHKSHPVPPARRLIQWVEHVLHSGGGAHLRPASLMQPWYQRYLLDLVLLLSMGLLGPLVLCWTFCRNKNSREKHKKIQ, encoded by the exons ATGGGGAttgtattttggattttttgtcTTCTGGCTCTTCCAGTAATTCAGTCTGCCAAGATCCTGACTGTCTGTCTAATTG gagGAAGCCACTACTTGTTATTAGATGAAATTTCTCATAACTTACACCAGCATGGCCATGAGGTCCGCATGCTCTTGCAACTTGGCAACCCTGTTATTACAG GTTTTTCCTATGCAGGCCGTGCAGACAGTTATCAGATGAGCACCTGGTCCTTAGGAGAGGAATACATCAAAGAATACAATGGCTGGTTCCTGGAGCGACAGACACAGTTTCTACAGGGAAG ggatAACTTAAGTAACTTTCTAAAATTCATGGGGCACCTGTCCTACCAGTGTGACCAGCTGTTAGGGGACAAAGAGATGATCACTTTCCTCCAGAAGGAgcactatgacatcatcatcctTGATGCTTTTAACCCCTGTTCCTTCATCCTGGCACGCAAACTTG GTGTCGGCTATATAGCTTTCTATCCAGGCACTCTGAACGGCCCGCTGTCCGTCGCTCTCCCCAGCCCCGTCTCCTACGTCCCAGTCTTCCTCTCCCAGCTGTCCGACTGCATGAACCTCTGGGATCGTGCCAAGAAcctcttttattctttcctGGCTCCTGTAG GCCTGGAACTTGTATGGTCAACATTTAGGGAAGTAGCTGAGCGCCACCTTGACTCAGGCTCACCCCCTGGTGGTCTGGAACAGTTACATCAAGGAGCTGAACTCTGGGCATTCAACACTGACTTTTCACTGGAGTTCGCCCAGCCTCTAAT CACTGTGCTGGTGGGAGGTCTGCTGAATAAACCTGCAAAGCCTCTAGAGCAG GATCTTGAGACGTGGATTTCCAGTTTTGGAGATAAGGGTTTCATTGTCGTGACTCTGGGATCAAtggtctcttctgtctctgtggaccTTCTGCTAGTGGAGCTGGTGACTGGCTTCTCCAGGATCCCTCAGGGTGTGCTCTGGAG GTATGACCCCAAGCGATGGCCATCCCAACTGGACAGGCCTCCCAATGTCAGGCTAATGGACTGGCTGCCCGTAAATGACCTGCTGG GTCACAAAAAAGCGTGTCTCTTCATCACCCACGGCGGACAGAACAGCCTGCTGCAGGCAGTGTACCATGCTGTTCCTGTGCTGGCAATCCCTCTGTTTGGAGACCAGTTTGATAATGTGGTGAGGGCTGAAACAAAAGGACTTGGCCTCACCATCAAACCCACAGACATCACGAGGGAACTGCTCAGCTCCACTATTCAAACACTCATACAGGACATCAG GTTCAAGTCTTCAGCTTTGTCCCTTAGCAGGATCCACAAATCCCATCCTGTGCCTCCAGCCCGACGACTCATCCAGTGGGTGGAGCACGTCCTGCACAGTGGAGGCGGAGCTCATTTAAGGCCGGCCTCACTGATGCAACCATGGTACCAGAGATACCTGTTGGACCTGGTGCTTCTTCTCTCTATGGGGCTTCTTGGACCTCTAGTTCTCTGCTGGACTTTCTGTAGAAACAAGAATAGCAgggagaaacacaaaaaaatacaatag